The following DNA comes from Thermococcus piezophilus.
CTGGATTCAACGTTCTCAAGTCACTCTTGGTGGGGTTGGTCAACCAGGGCGAACTTGAGTTCGTCATAACAGTACTCGGGAAGTTATCGCCCGATGAGAGGCTTGCTATCTTAGGGGATATAGTTGAGACCTCTCTCGACAGGAAAGAGATTTTATCCCGCCTTTTATACTCCTTGAAGAGGTTGGAGTTTGAAGAGGTTGCCAGCTTTGTCCTCCATCGGCTTCTTGAGCGGCCAGTTGATGAGAGGTACAAACATCTCGTGGAGATGATAGGTGACCGTACGACTGATGATGCCCTCTTGGTAAAGGTGGTTACTTACCTCTCCAAGCTGAGAGACTTTGAGTATGCCGTCAGGTTCGTCCAACGCGTCCGCGGCCATTACCTCCGCTCCCTTGCCTTCGGAAGCATAGCCGTTGCGAGACTTAAGGTGGGGGATATCGATGGGGCGATAGATGCCGCCTTTGAGGTTAAAGACCCAAAATGGGGCTCTTGGCTGCTCAGCGAGATACTGACGAAGATATTGGAGCTTCAGGTCGAGGGCCAGATCGAGGAAGACATTGAAAAGAAGGCTGCACACCAGAAGGCTTTCTGGGAGAAGCACTAACATTTTAAGCCCTCGCCCGTTTCTTTCCTTTAGGTGATATCATGCCGAGGATAGCCATTATAGGAGGTTCTGGAGTTTACGATCCGAAGCTCTTGGCAAACGTCAGGGAGGAGTGGGTCAGCACGCCCTACGGGAAGGTTGGGGTGAAGATAGGCGAGTACAACGAGGAGGAGATAGCGTTTCTCCCGAGACATGGAGAGGGCCACAGCGTTCCACCGCACAGTATAAACTACCGTGCCAACATCTGGGCCCTGTACGAGCTCGGCGTTGAGAGGATTCTCTCAACGTCCGCCGTTGGTTCTTTGAACGAGGCCATGAAGCCGGGCGATTTCGTTATCCTCGACCAGCTTCTGGACTTCACGAAGACGAGGCACTACACCTTCTACGACGGCGAGAACAGTCCTCACGACAGGAAGTTCGTGGCCCACGTTGATTTCACGGACCCATACTGTCCGGAGCTCAGAAAGGCCCTTATAAGTGCTGCAAAGGAGCTGAGGTTCAATTACCATCCCACTGGGACGTACGCCTGCATGGAAGGGCCGAGGTTTGAGACGAGGGCAGAAATAAGGGCGCTTAAGATACTCGGTGCCGACGTCGTTGGCATGACGCAGTGTCCTGAGGCGATTCTCGCAAGGGAGCTTGAGATGTGCTACGCCAGCGTGGCCATAGTTACCAACTTCGCTGCAGGGATAAGCAGGGAGAAGCTCACCCACACTGAGGTCGTCGAGCTGATGGCAAAGAAGAGTGAGGAGATAAAGTACTTGCTCATGAATTCCATTAAACACATTCCGAAAGAGCGCCGCTGCAGTTGCAAGGACGCCCTTAAGGGCGCGACTGGAGAGTGATTTCTCTGTTCTCTTTTCTTCATTGATGAAATCCCCTGTGCCCGCGTTTTGAACCCAAGGTTAACGAAAGGTTAAAATCCTTTGGGGAGTAACCCTAACTGAAAACCGTTAGGAGGGCCTAAATATGAAGTACGATGTTGTTGTTATCGGCGCGAGCGCGGGTGGATTAACCGCGGCGATCTCGGCCAAGAGGTTTTACCCTGACAAGAGCGTTCTTGTAATTAAAAAGGAGCAAATCGGCATGATCCCCTGTGGCATTCCCTATATCTTTGGAACCTTCGAGGGCGTTGATGATGATATCCTTCCAGCCGAGAAGTTTCTCGAGCCCCTCGGTGTGGAGATACTCGTTGATGAGGTCGTCGAGATAGATCCGAAGGCCAAGGTCGTGAGGACTAAGGGTAGAAAGGAAATTGCTTGGGAGAAGCTCGTCATAGCAACTGGCTCGAAGCCGGTCTTTCTGGAGATACCCGGGGCCAAACTTGACGGTGTTTACACCGTCCCTAAGGACTACCACTACCTGAAAGCTCTCCGTGAGAGGCTTGAAAATGCCGAGAAAGTAGTCATCGTTGGTGGGGGCTTTATAGCCCTTGAAGTTGGTGACGAGATAAGGAAGCTCTGTAAGGACGTAACTTTGCTCGTTAGGAGCAGACTCTTGAGGGCCTCTTTCGATCCGGAGTTCAGCGAGATTGTTGAGGAGAAGCTCAGGGAGGCAGGTATAAATATCGTCTACGGCCAGGTTGAGAGACTTCTGGGAAGCGGAAAAGTCGAGAAGGTTAAGCTGGTGGACGGCAAAGAGCTTGACGCTGACCTCGTGATATTCTCCATTGGCTACCGCCCGAATGTTGACCTAGCTATCAAAACCGGCCTGAAGGTTACTCGCTACGGCATCTGGACGGACGAGTACATGAGGACTTCTCACCCGGACATCTTTGCAGTCGGTGACTGTGTCGAGCACAGGGACTTCTTCACGGGCAAGCCCTATGGCTTAATGCTCGCATCAACTGCAACCTTTGAGGCAAGAATAGCCGGAGCCAACCTCTTCAAGCTCCAGATAGTCAGGGAGAACAGGAGGACGATAGGCGTTTACTCCACCCGCGTTGCTGGACTAACCCTGGCCGCAGCGGGTCTAACCGAAGAAGCCGCAAAGAAGGAGGGCTTTGAAGTCATCATCGGCCGCGCCAAGGGTCCGGATAGGCATCCAGCAAAGTTCACTGATACCTCCATGGTGACGGTGAAGCTGATATTCTCCAGGGATAGGGGAGCAATCCTTGGGGCCCAGATAGCTGGAGGAAAGAGCGTCGGTGAGATGATAAACATCCTTGCCCTGGCAATACAGAAGCGCCTTACCGCGAGCGAGCTCTACACGCTGCAGATAGCTACCCATCCGCTTCTCACGGCATCGCCCATTGGCTACCAGATAGTCAAGGCTGCTGAAGATGCCCTCGCGAAGCTGAGGACTTGAGGCTTTTCTTCTACCAATTTTTGCTCTGCAAAATTGGCTGGAATGAGTTTGCATGTTTTCTTAACGCCTGAAGGGTGTTACACTCACAGTAAAACCATGGAAAAGTGGCAAGTTAAAAGGTAAACCCACTGAAATGGCAGCAATTATAAAAAGCGACATGCCAACCTTAGTCAAACTTCGCCTGCGTGAAGTTTTGTTAGAATGGCGCCCCGGCGGGGATTTGAACCCCGGACCTCGAGGTCCGCAGCCTCGCGCCCTATCCAGACTAGGCCACCGGGGCACTGCCCGCTAAACCTTCTTAAGGACGCTTTATAAATTTAACCTTTTTCTGCCACCGAAAGATTTATAAAGCGCCTAGCGGTGAGTATCTAACGGGCCGCACAGTGCGGTGGTAGTCTAGCCTGGTCTAGGACAGCGGCCTGCCACGCCGCTGGCCCGGGTTCAAATCCCGGCCACCGCACCACACTCTGTTTTTGGGGTTATGATGTGAAGTTTAAATCGCATTTAATGTTACTGAAAAGTTTAATCTGTGTTTCATAACAAAACTATTTTGGTGATATATCGTGGAAGCATTGGGTTCTTCTGGACAAATTCTGCCGCCAACTTTTCAGCCATTGATAGACGCACTTCAAGTGAAGAGGATAATGACGCCGAAGAAGGATTTTGTATATTATAAGGATTCTCCTCGCGAGAATTTGGAAAATTGTGAGTATGATGTTTGTCTTGTAAGATTTGAAACACTATTATGATACGAAAGCTAAAGAAATGAGGCTTATTCTGGCAGAAAACGTTATCTCGGCTGATACGCGATTGTTTGATTTGATTGATTTGTTCAACGAGAAGCATACTGTCTATTTTGTTAAGGAAGGAAAGAACATTGTGGTCTTGTTTACTATTCTGATCTTAAGAAGCACCGTGTGAGAGTGTTGTTTTATTTAATGATATTAAACTTGGAATCAACTTTCAGAGCTGTGCTAGAAAGCTGCTATCGGGATAATTTGGATAATGCTGTAAAAACATTATTGGAACCTGAAAACTTAACCCGGATAGAAAAGCGCTTGGGTGAAGACCGCAAGAAAAACGAAAACCTAGGATATGTTGATTATTTGTACCTTGAAGACATTAGGGACATTTTTTGAATGGGACTTAGTGAAGTCTCATTCGCAGTTTACTAGCAAAATGAAATTTAAAGTAACTCTTAATCCGCTAATTACTCTAAGGAACTGGGTGGCTCACCTGTAAAAAAAGGATTACCAACACAAGAGCCGATTTATGTGGTTTTGGTTAAAATAAAGGAGAGCATTAGAAAACTAACTATTGCTCTTTATAACATGTTACACTTCTTGGAGAAAAGTAGAGGGTGAATGAATCAAAGCCTCCTCAATCCCGGGAACCACACTTTCTTGCCTTTCTGCTCCTTCTCCTCATCCCATTCGGAGAGTATCTTGACGGCTTCGCTGGCAACTAAGGCGGCCTCCTTCTCACCAGCCTTGCCAAACTCATTGGTCACTCTGTTAGCGAAGACGGCACAAACACAGCCAGCCCTGAGGCCGTAGATGTTCGCCAGCGTGAAGAGGGTCGCCGCTTCCATCTCAAAGTTGGTGACCCGGGCCTGCCTGAGGTCGTCAAGGATGTTCTTGGCGAAGCTCGGGAAGTAGCCGTTCAGTCCGGGTCTTCCCTGACCGAGGTAGAAGCTGTCAGTCGAGGCGGTTATGCCGGTGTGATAGCGCACTCCGAGGGTCTCGGCGGCCTCGATTAGTGCAAGGGTAACCTCCAGGTCGGCAACGGCTGGGTACTCTATTCTAACGTACTGCCTCGATGTCCCCTCGAGTCTCACTGCTGCCTTCGCTATAATAAGGTCGCCTATTTCCATTCCCGGCTGTATGGCTCCAGTTGAGCCGACTCGAATGAATGTATCTGCCCCTATGGCTGCGAGCTCTTCAATCGCTATTGCCGTTGAAGGTCCGCCTATTCCGGTTGAAGTAACGCTGATTGGAACACCTTTGTATTTTCCGGTGTGTGTCCTATACTCCCTGTGGAAGGCTATCTCCTTAGCCTCATCCCATAGAGAGCTTATCTTCGGAACTCTCTCGGGATCGCCGGGCAGGAGAACGTATCTTGCAGCGTCCCCCGGCTTGCATGCTATGTGGTACTGATATCCTTCCTCGGTCTGCGGCCTCTCGGCAGATAGGAACTTCTCACCCATCTCAATCACCTTTTTATCTTAATGTGACATATGTATAGCAAGAAGCCTCTAAAAACCCTTGGGTGGTTCGGGTGCTTGTATGTTCACGCTGTGGGCTCAGGTATCCCGAGGAATTTCGCTTGAGGTGTGACTGCGGGGGAACCCTCTTCATGGAGAAGAACCTAAGCGGACGCTTTGGGGAAAACCTGCAGAACACTTTGATATCAGGCGCTACCTGAGTTTTCTGCCAATCTCGGAGGGACATCTACCTATCATCATCCCGGCAGTAACTCCAATCGTGGAGCTTGCCCTGGATGGAGTAAACGTGCTCTTCAAACTTGAATACCTCCAGCCAACGGGCTCCTTCAAGGACAGGGGCACCTACGTAACAATTGCCAATCTCATGGAGAAGGGTTTGGCTGAGGTTGTCCTCGACAGCTCGGGCAACGCGGCGTTAAGTCTGGCCGCTTTTTCCAAAGCTGAGGGAATATCCGTCCACATCTTCGTGCCCGTGCGCACAAGCTCCGGAAAGCTTGAACTCTTGAAAAGACTTGGCACGGAGCTTCATGTCATCGATGGTTCGCGGATGGAAGTCCACAGGGTGGCTATTGAGTTCGCTGAGAGGAGGGGCATCACCTATGTCTCCCACTGACTTAATCCATATTTCATCGAGGGGACGAAAACAATCGCCTTTGGGGTTTACGAGAGCACTGGCGTTCCAGACTACGTTTTAGTCCCAACCAGCAGCGGTTCCATCTTCATAGGCCTCTGGAAAGGCTTCTACAAGCTCAAAAAGATGGGCGAGATTGACAGGCTTCCTCACTTTGTGGCGGTTCAGGCTTCCGGCTACGAGAGTCTCTGCAAGCGCTCGGAAGAGAAAAGTCACCTCGCAGAGGGCATAGCCATTCCGGAGCCGCCGAGGCTGGAAGAGATGAGGAAAATACTAATTGAGACCGAAGGGAAGTGCATGAGCGTTGGTGATGCTGAAATAGCGGAAGCCATTCGCTGGCTCTGGGAGTGGAGTTTCATCGTTGAGCCGACATCAGCAACGGTGTTGGCCGCCCTGTGGAGGCTCAGAAAAGACGGCTCTGTCCCCGAGGGTTCGAAAGTCCTCCTTCCCCTCACCGGCTCGGGCCTTAAACTAACTCAAGGTATTTAAACTTTCGAGTTGATTACCCCCTGGAGGTGATGGATATGGCGAGGTATCCTGCCGTTGCTGGGAGCTTCTATCCAGAGGGTGAGGCGCTCATCGAGATGCTCGAGAAGTTCTTCAGAGACTTGGGTGAGCACGGAAGCGAGAGGAGGATAACAGCGGGTGTTGTGCCTCATGCAGGCTACATATTTTCTGGCTACACAGCTTCAAGAACATTTAAGGCCATCTACGAGGACGGTCTGCCGGAGACCTTTGTAGTCATCGGGCCGGACCACACAGGCCTTGGCTCGCCGATAGCGGTCTATCCTGGCGGTAAATGGCTCACACCGCTCGGCGAGATTGAGGTCGATCCCGAGATGGCCAAGGCCATAGCGAAGCTCTCTGGAATAGCAGACCTCGACGAGCTGGCCCACAAATACGAGCACTCCATTGAGGTTCAGCTGCCCTTCATCCAGTATTTGGCCGAGAGGGCAGAGAAGGAAGTGAGGATAGTGCCGATATCCCTTGGCATCCATGACGAGGAGGTTGTGGAGGATCTTGGCAAGGCAATCTACGAGGCCGCCAAAAAACTCGGCAGGGACATCGTTGTTATAGCGAGCACTGACTTCATGCACTACGGTCCGGCCTATGGCTATGTTCCCTTTAGAGCCAGGGCGGATGAGCTTCCCCACAGGGTCAAGGAGTGGGACTTCAGGGTTATTCAGAAAATCCTCGACTTCGACGTTAAGGGAATGTTCGACGAGATAAGGAAGATGGGCCATACCCTATGTGGGCCTGGGGGAGTTGGAACTGCGGTAGTCTACTCCCGCTTGGCTGGAGCCCTTGAGGCCGAGCTTTTACACTACACGACGAGCTTTGAGGTAAGCAGGAGTACCGATGCAATAGTTGGCTATGCCTCTATAGTCTTCAGGAAGTGAGCTTGTTTGACCAAAACCCACATAAACTTTCTTCCCTTTTCTTGTTTGGAGGGTCAGAGATGAGGGTTCTCGCATCAGCTCCTGCTAAAATTATCCTATTCGGCGAGCACAGCGTCGTCTATGGAAAACCTGCCATAGCGGCTGCGATAGATCTAAGAACCTATGTCTGGGCAGAGTTTAACAACAAAGGGGCGATAAAGATAGAGGCCAAGGACATCAAGGTGCCCGGATTGACAGTCTCCTTCTCAGAGGACGAGATATACTTCGAGAGCGACTACGGTAAGGCCGCCGAGGTTTTAAGCTACGTCAGACAGGCGATTGAGCTTGTTCGCGAAGAGGCCGACAAGAACGGAAATGGGGTCACAGTCTCTATAACCTCACAGATTCCCGTTGGAGCTGGTTTGGGCTCCTCAGCGGCCGTTGCGGTTGCCACCATTGGTGCGGTCTCAAGGCTTCTCGGCTTGGAGCTGAGCAACGAGGAAATCGCCAAACTTGGCCACAAAGTCGAACTCCTCGTCCAGGGCGCTTCGAGCGGGATAGACCCCACCGTCTCGGCCATAGGCGGCTTCCTTCACTACGAGAAGGGTAAGTTCGAGCACCTTCCCTTTATGGAGCTGCCCATAGTTGTCGGCTACACAGGCTCAAGCGGCTCGACGAAGGAGCTCGTCGCGATGGTAAGAAAAACCTATGAGGAGATGCCCGAAGTTATCGATCCAATCCTAGTGTCAATGGGTAAGATAGTGGACAAGGCAAGGGAAGTTCTCCTCTCTGAGCTCGACGATGAAGTCCGCTTTGTCCAGCTTGGCAGGCTCATGAACATCAACCACGGCCTGCTCGATGCCCTAGGCGTTTCTACCAAGAAGCTCAGCGAGCTTGTTTACGCTGCCAGAACGGCCGGAGCGCTAGGAGTGAAGATAACCGGCGCTGGAGGAGGCGGATGCATGTACGCCCTCGCCCCTGGGAAGCAGAGTGAGGTGGCAACTGCCATAACCATCGCCGGAGGAACGCCGATGATAACTAAAATCAGCGATGAAGGATTGAGGATAGAGGAGGTTCTTCCATGATAATTGTCAAGCTTGGTGGAAGTGTTATAAGTGACAAAAATGTGGAGAAGTCTTTCCACGAGGACGTCGTGAGCCAGATAGCGAGTGAGATAGCCCAGTTCTATCCAAAGGAGAACTTCATTATCGTCCATGGCGGCGGGAGCTACGGTCATCCCCTCGCGAAGGAGTACAACCTCAGGGAGGGCATCGAGCCGAATCCAGAGAGTAAGCGCATTGGCTTCTCAAAAACTCATCAGGCTATGCTGGAGCTTAACGAGAAGATAATCAACATTTTCCTAGAGAAAAACCTTCCGGCCTTCTCGGTCTCTACGTCCTCGGTCTTCATAACCGAGGGTGGCTCAGTCGCCTATGGTAATGTAGAGGTTCTCAAGAGGCTAATCGAGCTGAGGTTAATCCCAGTTCTCTTCGGCGATGTTGCCGTGGATTTGAAGAAGGGCATAGATATTCTCTCGGGCGACCAGATAATAACCTACCTGGCAAAGATGCTGAGGCCGAGCAAGGTGATATTCCTCATGGACGTGGATGGGATATATGACGGCAAGCCTGACGAAGGAAGTCTCATATGGGAGCTCAAGGTCAGGGAGATTGACAGGCTAATCGAGAGACTCTCTGGCTCGGCTGGAATAGACGTTACAGGCGGCATAGCTAACAAGCTCAGGGAGACGAAGGAGATAGCCCAGTTTTCAGAGGTCTGGTTTGTAAATGGCAAAGTTTCCGGAAGGCTGAGCGGCGCGATCATTGGAGGGGGAACTGGGACGAAAATTATGCCGTGAGGTGGAGAAACGGCAACTGCTTTTCTATCTCTTCTAATTTCTGAAGCCGTTGCAACTTTTTTCTATCTCTTCCACCAAGAATCATTCTTAGGGTAGCAGGTTATCCGCTGTGGGAGACCTACGAGGCTGAATACGCCGCTTACGGAACTCCACTGCTACTCCGAGGTTTTTTCCTGACTCTCCCAACGGCTTTGGCTTTCAATCAAGAAAAGCTCCGGCACAGGCTTGCACTCTCGCTTTTGCTCCTCATCGGCTCTTCCTGAACGGTCTCCCGTTAATGATTCCAGTTCTACTGATCCGTATGATTCCTTCTACTTTTCCAAATACGCTCTCGCGAGCATACTCTTTGGGAAGCTTTGGTCGTACCTCTACTCATGAACAACGGTGAACCAGAGACGGGCCTTCCAAAAACCTCTTAACCTCCCTCTTCCCTTTCTCTTCAGGTGGTGGATGTGGCAGTTTTCGATAAGGAAGAGCTCACGATCATCAGGAAGTTCGAGCATATAGAGTACTGCCTTAAGAGGAACGTTCAGGCTCATGTCAGCAATGGTTTTGAGGACGTACACTTCGTCCACATGAGCCTGCCTGAGATAGACAAGGATGAAATCGACCTCAGCGTCGAATTCCTTGGCAGGAAATTTGACTACCCGATAATGATAGCCGGCATGACCGGCGGAACGAAGGGCTCTCAGCTCGCCGGAAAGATAAACAAGACCCTGGCAAAGGCGGCTCAGGAGCTGAACATCCCCATAGGCGTCGGAAGCCAGAGGGCCATGATTAGAAAGCCCGAAACCTGGGAGAGCTACTACGTTAGAGATGTTGCTCCCGACGTCTTCCTCGTTGGCAACCTCGGCGCGCCACAGTTCGCCGAGACAATGCCGGGACGCTATGGTATAGAGGAGGCTCTTAAAGCAGTTGAAACCATTCAGGCCGATGCTCTGGCGATACACATGAACCCCCTCCAAGAGAGCGTCCAGCCCGAGGGAGACACACAGTACCGCGGAGTGCTGAAGGCCCTGGCCGAGCTGAAGGCGGAGTTCCCCTACCCGATAATCGCCAAGGAAACTGGTGCCGGCGTCTCGATGGAGGTCGCGATAAGGCTCGAGAGCATTGAAATAGACGCGATTGACGTCGGCGGTCTCGGCGGAACCAGCTGGAGCGGTGTCGAGTACTACCGTGCCAAGGATGAGATGGGCAAAAACCTGGCCCTGAAGTTCTGGGACTGGGGCATAAAGACCGCCATAAGCGTGGCTGAAGTCAGATACGCCACCGAGCTGCCGATTATAGCCACGGGAGGAATGCGCGACGGAATAACGATGGCGAAGGCACTAGCGATGGGAGCCACCTTCGCCGGCGTTGCCCTACCACTGCTCAGACCAGCGGTTAAGGGCGACGTCGAGGGCGTCATCAAGGTGCTGGAGCGCTACATCGAGGAGATAAGGAACACCATGTTCCTCGTCGGTGCCAGAAACGTCGAGGAGCTGAGGAGGGTTCCACTTGTCATAACAGGCTTCACAAGGGAGTGGCTCGAGCAGAGGATTGACCTGCCTGCTTACCTGCGGGACAGGCGGATTTAACCTTCCGTTTTCACGTTTTTAGGTTGTGTCTAGTCGGTGTCTACGTTCTTGACGCCCTCCTCTTCGATGCACACATTTTTAAACTCACCTGGCCTATTCTCTCCAACGGGGCCTTATGCTCTTATGAGCTTAGAGGCCGAAGGAGGAAAGAGTATGATAAAGATCTACACGCTCAGCGGTTACGAGGAAGTCGGTAAAAACATGACCGCCGTCGAATACAACGGAGAGGTCGTTATAATCGATATGGGAATCAGGCTAGACCGCGTCCTCATCCATGAGGATGTGAACATTCAGCAGTTCCCCACGAAGGAGCTCCAGAAGCTTGGGGCTATTCCTGACGATTCACCAATCAGGAACAAGAAAGTCGTCGCGATAGCCTTTACCCACGGCCATCTCGACCACATAGGTGCCGTCGGCAAGCTCGCTCCCCATTATCCAGACGTGCCGATATATGGAACTCCCTACACCATAAAGCTCGCCAAGAGCGAGGTCAAGAGCGAGCAGTACTTCGAAGTCAAGAACCCGATGTACGAGACAGAATACGGCGAGATAGTCCAGGTGAGCGAGAACTTAGCTATTGAGTTCGTTCAGATTACCCACTCCATCCCTCAAGCTGCCATTGTTGTAGTTCACACGCCTGAAGGCGCCGTTGTCCACACAGGAGATTTTAAGTTCGACAACAACAGTCCTCTCGGCGAGAGGCCCGATTACGACAGGCTTAAAGAGCTTGGGAAGGAAGGTGTCAAGGTTCTTATCCCCGAATCGACGCGCGTTGCTGAACCCACCAAAACGCCGAGCGAAGCAGTTGCTCAGATGCTCCTCGAGGACTTCTTCCTCTATGAAGGCATGGAATCTGACGGACTGATAGCCACAACCTTCGCCAGCCATATAGCACGCCTTCAGGAGCTCATCTGGATAGCCAACAGGATGGGCAGGCAAGCTGTCTTAGTTGGCCGCTCCCTGGCCAAATACACGGGCATAGCCAAGCAGCTTGGTCTCATCAAAATGAAGGGAGCCAAGGCCGTGAGGAGCCCAAACGCGGTCAGGAAGGTTCTAAAAGAGGTTTCCCAGGCAAGGGAGAACTACCTGTTAATAGTCACCGGCCATCAGGGTGAACCTGGTGCCGTTTTAACCAGGATAGCAAATGGGGAGCTCTACGACATAGGCAAGCGCGATACCGTTGTTTTCTCCGCCGGCACCATTCCCAACCCCCTTAACAGGGCCCAGCGCTACGTTCTCGAAACCAAGCTCAAGATGAAGGGCGTTAGGATGATAAAGGATCTCCACGTTTCAGGCCACGCCAGCAGGGAGGACCACCGCTACCTGCTGAGAATGCTCAACCCAGAGAACATAGTCCCTGGCCACGGTGACTTTAGGATGCTCACCTACTACGCTGAGCTGGCCGAGGAGGAGGGCTACCTTATAGGCAGGGATGTCTTCGTCTCGCGCAACGGCTACACTGTGGATATTAAGTAGGGCTGACTTCCTCTTTGCCCTAAGGGATTGGGGTTCCTCTTGGGCGTCATAACCCAACCCTTCAAGGCTTTCATCGGTTTACGGGTCCATCACCTACTCCCGTTGCCGTTTTCGGTCTTAGCCCGCGGGCCCGGTCTTAGGCCCATCACCCCTACCCGCCCAAGCGGGATCAGGGTTATCGCTTGGTGGCCACCCCAACCTTTTATCGCTCGAAGGAGGTTTTTGAGAGGACGCCCAACGGCGTCAGCTCCAGCAAGGGCTGGAGCATAGTTGAAACCCATCCCCCTCGGGTTGTTTTGGAGTGGCCTCGTTGAGGCCCTATTACTCTGAAAAGTATTTAATGGTTTCGATTCTTAAATTGTTCCTTGGGGAGTCTACCGCATCCCTGCCCTAAAGGATAAGGCTTTCGGGAGGGTAAAACTGATAAAGAGTTACCCCTTTTTCCCTTTGGCATGCTCTCATCGCTCGCGAGGTGATAGAATGACGAAGTACGATGAGCTGTTTGCAAGGGTTAAGAAGATGGCAAAGAGCGTTGATGATGTGCTCTTCAAGCTCATTCCGGAGAGAGAACCGAGGAAGCTCTACGATGCTGCCAGACATTATCCGCTCGCGGGAGGAAAGCGCGTCAGGCCCTTTGTCGTTCTCCGCGCGGCCGAGGCCGTTGGCGGGGATCCAATCAAAGCACTCTATCCCGCGGCTGCGGTCGAGCTTATACACAATTACTCTCTCGTCCACGACGACATAATGGACATGGACGAGCTCAGGCGCGGAAG
Coding sequences within:
- the mtnP gene encoding S-methyl-5'-thioadenosine phosphorylase encodes the protein MPRIAIIGGSGVYDPKLLANVREEWVSTPYGKVGVKIGEYNEEEIAFLPRHGEGHSVPPHSINYRANIWALYELGVERILSTSAVGSLNEAMKPGDFVILDQLLDFTKTRHYTFYDGENSPHDRKFVAHVDFTDPYCPELRKALISAAKELRFNYHPTGTYACMEGPRFETRAEIRALKILGADVVGMTQCPEAILARELEMCYASVAIVTNFAAGISREKLTHTEVVELMAKKSEEIKYLLMNSIKHIPKERRCSCKDALKGATGE
- a CDS encoding FAD-dependent oxidoreductase encodes the protein MKYDVVVIGASAGGLTAAISAKRFYPDKSVLVIKKEQIGMIPCGIPYIFGTFEGVDDDILPAEKFLEPLGVEILVDEVVEIDPKAKVVRTKGRKEIAWEKLVIATGSKPVFLEIPGAKLDGVYTVPKDYHYLKALRERLENAEKVVIVGGGFIALEVGDEIRKLCKDVTLLVRSRLLRASFDPEFSEIVEEKLREAGINIVYGQVERLLGSGKVEKVKLVDGKELDADLVIFSIGYRPNVDLAIKTGLKVTRYGIWTDEYMRTSHPDIFAVGDCVEHRDFFTGKPYGLMLASTATFEARIAGANLFKLQIVRENRRTIGVYSTRVAGLTLAAAGLTEEAAKKEGFEVIIGRAKGPDRHPAKFTDTSMVTVKLIFSRDRGAILGAQIAGGKSVGEMINILALAIQKRLTASELYTLQIATHPLLTASPIGYQIVKAAEDALAKLRT
- the udp gene encoding uridine phosphorylase; its protein translation is MGEKFLSAERPQTEEGYQYHIACKPGDAARYVLLPGDPERVPKISSLWDEAKEIAFHREYRTHTGKYKGVPISVTSTGIGGPSTAIAIEELAAIGADTFIRVGSTGAIQPGMEIGDLIIAKAAVRLEGTSRQYVRIEYPAVADLEVTLALIEAAETLGVRYHTGITASTDSFYLGQGRPGLNGYFPSFAKNILDDLRQARVTNFEMEAATLFTLANIYGLRAGCVCAVFANRVTNEFGKAGEKEAALVASEAVKILSEWDEEKEQKGKKVWFPGLRRL
- a CDS encoding MEMO1 family protein, whose translation is MARYPAVAGSFYPEGEALIEMLEKFFRDLGEHGSERRITAGVVPHAGYIFSGYTASRTFKAIYEDGLPETFVVIGPDHTGLGSPIAVYPGGKWLTPLGEIEVDPEMAKAIAKLSGIADLDELAHKYEHSIEVQLPFIQYLAERAEKEVRIVPISLGIHDEEVVEDLGKAIYEAAKKLGRDIVVIASTDFMHYGPAYGYVPFRARADELPHRVKEWDFRVIQKILDFDVKGMFDEIRKMGHTLCGPGGVGTAVVYSRLAGALEAELLHYTTSFEVSRSTDAIVGYASIVFRK
- a CDS encoding mevalonate kinase — its product is MRVLASAPAKIILFGEHSVVYGKPAIAAAIDLRTYVWAEFNNKGAIKIEAKDIKVPGLTVSFSEDEIYFESDYGKAAEVLSYVRQAIELVREEADKNGNGVTVSITSQIPVGAGLGSSAAVAVATIGAVSRLLGLELSNEEIAKLGHKVELLVQGASSGIDPTVSAIGGFLHYEKGKFEHLPFMELPIVVGYTGSSGSTKELVAMVRKTYEEMPEVIDPILVSMGKIVDKAREVLLSELDDEVRFVQLGRLMNINHGLLDALGVSTKKLSELVYAARTAGALGVKITGAGGGGCMYALAPGKQSEVATAITIAGGTPMITKISDEGLRIEEVLP
- a CDS encoding isopentenyl phosphate kinase, which gives rise to MIIVKLGGSVISDKNVEKSFHEDVVSQIASEIAQFYPKENFIIVHGGGSYGHPLAKEYNLREGIEPNPESKRIGFSKTHQAMLELNEKIINIFLEKNLPAFSVSTSSVFITEGGSVAYGNVEVLKRLIELRLIPVLFGDVAVDLKKGIDILSGDQIITYLAKMLRPSKVIFLMDVDGIYDGKPDEGSLIWELKVREIDRLIERLSGSAGIDVTGGIANKLRETKEIAQFSEVWFVNGKVSGRLSGAIIGGGTGTKIMP
- the fni gene encoding type 2 isopentenyl-diphosphate Delta-isomerase translates to MAVFDKEELTIIRKFEHIEYCLKRNVQAHVSNGFEDVHFVHMSLPEIDKDEIDLSVEFLGRKFDYPIMIAGMTGGTKGSQLAGKINKTLAKAAQELNIPIGVGSQRAMIRKPETWESYYVRDVAPDVFLVGNLGAPQFAETMPGRYGIEEALKAVETIQADALAIHMNPLQESVQPEGDTQYRGVLKALAELKAEFPYPIIAKETGAGVSMEVAIRLESIEIDAIDVGGLGGTSWSGVEYYRAKDEMGKNLALKFWDWGIKTAISVAEVRYATELPIIATGGMRDGITMAKALAMGATFAGVALPLLRPAVKGDVEGVIKVLERYIEEIRNTMFLVGARNVEELRRVPLVITGFTREWLEQRIDLPAYLRDRRI
- a CDS encoding RNase J family beta-CASP ribonuclease, with amino-acid sequence MIKIYTLSGYEEVGKNMTAVEYNGEVVIIDMGIRLDRVLIHEDVNIQQFPTKELQKLGAIPDDSPIRNKKVVAIAFTHGHLDHIGAVGKLAPHYPDVPIYGTPYTIKLAKSEVKSEQYFEVKNPMYETEYGEIVQVSENLAIEFVQITHSIPQAAIVVVHTPEGAVVHTGDFKFDNNSPLGERPDYDRLKELGKEGVKVLIPESTRVAEPTKTPSEAVAQMLLEDFFLYEGMESDGLIATTFASHIARLQELIWIANRMGRQAVLVGRSLAKYTGIAKQLGLIKMKGAKAVRSPNAVRKVLKEVSQARENYLLIVTGHQGEPGAVLTRIANGELYDIGKRDTVVFSAGTIPNPLNRAQRYVLETKLKMKGVRMIKDLHVSGHASREDHRYLLRMLNPENIVPGHGDFRMLTYYAELAEEEGYLIGRDVFVSRNGYTVDIK